A stretch of DNA from Anaerobacillus isosaccharinicus:
ATATAAAGGGCTGCAAAGACTATCCCAAAACGAAATCCAATTTGCAATTTTGTCATAATTGACCTTTTTCCAAAATACCGCATAACTAAAACGCAGTGTAAAAATAGTAAAACAAAGTAGGAAACTGCTACTACAGGAAATCCAAATAGTTTAACAAAGATACTATCAAAATCTGCTATATTTAAATCGCCAGTGCCAGGTACAATAGCATGAAGGATTATTGCAATTGCGGTAGCAACGATAATAGCTAACGTGTTTATTATTAGTACTCTTTTAACGCTAATGTCCTTCTCTTTCATTTCTATCCCCCTTAACATAGTAAATAAATTCTCAAATATTTACTTTTCACATAACTTTAATCATAATACTAGCGCTTTGTTACCGATATATTATCAAAATGATTTTACCATGTTAAGGGTTAATCAGTTCCTTGTATGTTTGAAATTTATGTTAATTATCTTCAAATAGGGACATGCCGAAAAACGCGGAAATTACTCTCTACTTGTTAGTTTAGGTGCATTCTTTCAAAATTGGTCTAAAAATGTAGGCATCTACTGCACAGTATCCTTCTTTTATTAAAAGTCAAGTAAATAATTAAAACCTTTTATAATGTAATTAATAATATAAAATGTCACACATTATAATAGACAAAAGAAGAATGATAGGAGAGCAGTGAATATATCTGCTCAACCTATCCTTTTTCGTACTACGAATGACCTCATTTACCACAACAATAATCTGTTTTTTGTTGTGGTACTTACACCTCGTTTGTAGAAGAAGGCAGATGATACTTACGGTGTGTCACCTACTTAAACATCTCAAAATAATTAGCCACCCATTTTGAATTATTTTCTGCAATGTATTGTTCCGACTGGATCAGTCGTTGTACCAGTTCCTTTTTTGATAATTTCATGTATTTTCTTTGTGCACTCTCAATACTTCGATTGGGTTTTAACTTACGAAAATCTATATCTATATCAGTATTTAAGGTGAATTTTACATTTTTGCTATTCTCTTTCTGCTTATATGTTAAACTATGTTGTTTATAATCCCCCTCTGTTAGGATAGATGTCGTAGAGAACTTTAGTGTTATACTTTAGTAAACACGGAGGTCGATGACAATGACAGATAAGAGGAAACAGTATACAGGTGAATTAAAAGAATCAATCATAAAAAGAATGATGCCCCCTAACAATGAGTCAGTTAGTAAGATCAGCGAAGAAACAGGAGTTACAGAGCCTACCCTATATAAATGGAGAAAAGAAGCTCGTCTAAAAGGACAGGCTACTCCAGGCAATGGACAAAGCTCAGAACAATGGAGTAGCGAAGATAAGTTTTTAATCGTAATGGAAACTTATTCATTAAATGAGATTCAATTAGCTGAGTATTGTAGAAAAAAAGGTTTATTTAAAGAGCAGGTTAAGGCTTGGCGTGAGGGGTGTCTAAATGCTAATTCTCCTAAACCAGTTGATCAATCAAAGCAGTTAAATCAAGAACTTAAAGAAGAAAAAAGTCGTTCAAAAATACTAGAAAAAGATTTAAGGAAAAAGGAGAAAGCCTTGGCAGAAGCTGCGGCATTATTACTTTTGCGAAAAAAGGCCCAAGCGATCTGGGGGGACCAAGAGGACGAATGATTCGCCCATCAGATCGCGCACTGGCAGTTGAACTCATCCAAGAAGCAAACAATAATGGTGCGCGATTAGCTCTTGCCTGTAAAGAACTGAATATTAGTGTTCGAACCTATGAACGCTGGGTTTCCGATGGTGGAGTAAAAGAGGATCAACGCCCAATCGTCAGCCGTCCAGAGCCTAAAAATAAATTAACAACAGAAGAAAAACAGAAAATGTTAGAGATCGTGAAACAGAAAGAATTTGTGGATTTACCACCTTCTCAAATTGTACCAAAATTAGCTGATCAAAGTATTTATATTGCCTCTGAATCTAGTTTTTATCGAGTATTACGCGAAGAAAATATGCAACATCATCGGGGCAGAAGTAAAAAACCAAAACGGAAATTGCCAGAAAGTTATATGGCATTGGCTCCAAATCAAGTCTGGACTTGGGATATCACTTGGTTAAAGGGACCGATAAAGGGTTTGTATTTTCGACTCTACTTAATTATCGACATCTTTAGTAGAAAGATAGTTGCTTGGGAGATATGGGAATCTGAAGAAGCGATTTATGCCGAAGAATTACTAAAAAAAGCAGTTGTGAGTGAGAAAATCAAAGGGAAACCGTTGGTCCTACATTCTGATAATGGGAGTCCAATGAAAGCTGCGACTTTTCAAGGTTTACTTGAAAAGCTAGGAATTCAAAGCTCTTATTCAAGGCCGCGTGTGAGCAACGATAATCCTTATTCTGAAGCGATGTTTCGTACATTGAAATACCGTCCCGAATTTCCGTATAAAGGATTTAAAACACTTGAAGAAGCTCGCACATGGTCTAACAATTTTGTTCATTGGTACAACTGTGAACACCAGCATAGTGGAATTAAATTTGTCACTCCTGACCAATGTCATACTGGTGCTTACCACGAGGTTTTGAAAAATAGAAAAGAAGTTTATGAGCAAGCAAAACAAAGAAATCCAGAAAGATGGACACGTTCTACAAGAGATTGGGATCCTCATCGATTTGTCACCTTAAATCCTATGAAGGCCGAACTAGAGACAAATTCGAAAAAGAACGATATACAATCAAATGTCGAAAGGGAAAATTCGCAAAGTCCTGTAAATAAGCAAGCCACTTTAACCTTCTCAAGATAGAACAGAGCAAGACTCTGTTCTATCTTGAGAAGGCCAGCAAGCGAAGCGCGGTAGTGAGATCAATGGATCAAATAATAGCAATCTATTAAAAAAGGGAAATGCGACAACTATCTTGACAAACACCGTAATGGTCATACAACTGTTCATTTGTCCGTATGGTATTCGGATGTATTCCATTCCCTTCGGGATCAATTTCTTTAGAAATAGCGGCTACATTTGTATATGTTACAGGTTTACCTTTCTTAACTAATAAATTTATTGCTTGTTTTCCTAATTCTACAGAACGATTCCTTCGCTTTTGATGTGTTCTTTTTAGCCACTGCCTATCATTTGCCGAATTGAATGTGTGGCTCATAGTCTTGTTCCTCCCGATATTTATCAATGAGTTCTATTTCTTTTAATTCATTTCGTGCGTGCTTCCTCATTGCTTTTGCCTTTTTCACTTCTACTGGCAAGTTCATTTTCATAAAACGTCTCTCCATGTCCTTGGAAAGCTCTATTATTTCTTCTAATTCGTGCCTCTTTTCAGGTTGCGGGACTTTGGCATGGCATCCTAAACACTGCATTTTAGTGGGACATACAAAATCTGATACACAAGTTCCACCCAAAACATTATTAAATACACCAACTTTTTCTTTGTATTCCTCAAGTTCTTTTTGTAGCTCTTCAGGACTCCTTAATACGACTTCATCTAAATCTACATAATCAGCAATAACGTCATGTAAATCACTAACAGCTTGAGCAACTTGACTTGGGGTAGGTTCCGAGTAATAACCAGTTACCTTAACATCTCGTTGGTGTAATAGCTTCGCTACAATATCAATTGGTAGTTTTTGTCGTTGAACAGCTTCAGTAGCAAAAGCATGACGTAATAAATGTGTTTTTATTACAACCGTATCTCCGTTTTCTAATTCAAATCTTAATCCGTGCATAAGAAATCTAAGACATGCCTCAACAGTAGGTTGCGTAAATGCTGTATTGTTATATTGAAAGAAGTATGGTTTAGGCTCTAGAAACATATGTTTTCTTGAATCTCTATAAAAAACACTTGGTATTCTTTCACTACCATAGTGCTCTTTTAAAAGTTTACTAACCCTTTGAATTAATTTCATTGTCTGTTCACTTATATAAAAAGTTTCAACTGAATCTCGTCCTTTTGGGATAACATTAAATGAATATTTTAGGCTTTCATTAACTCGCAGAGTTTTAATACATTCTTTTGTATTTGTTAATTGCAACAATTCATTTACCCTTGCACCGGTTGTTGTAAATATATCTAAAGCTAACAAACCAAAAGTTGTTGCAGTATAAAGGGGTTCTATATCTAGCAATATTCCTTTTGAATGTCGTTGTTGTTGTTTGATAAATGTATTCGGTGATATTATTCCCCGTATACGTGAATGAAATGGACAATGAGTTTTATCGCTCCCTTTTTCTCCGTATCCCCAAGAGAGCAATAATTCACTTTTTTTCTTTCTTTGAATATCATCAATACTTTGATGCCAAAATCCAAAAACACCCTCATTTAAAATTTCTGTAAACCAAAACCCATCAGCTTCTTCATTTTTATTAATCACTTCAGCCTTTACAAACTCTATAAAGTAATGATTATTTTCCTTTGAATAGCTACCCGTTCTTTTTTCAGCAGAATTTAATGTCGTCAATCCAAATTTATCTTTATGGTGTAGAATAAATGATGCTTTGTCCCAGAGGCGAAAATATAGACGTTCGCTAATTCTATCCGGTTCATCATATTGAAACTCAAATGGTAATTCTATTTTTGAAGTAGTTACTTTTTCACGAGCATTTAGGAAGGCATTTCTTAACCTATTGACTTGATTCCATCTAAAATTACCTTCTGCTCGAATTTGTGGTAATAAATTAACTAGAGCATCCGTTTCCTGTTTACGGGTATCTTTACTTTTTTGGTTTGATAGCTGAAAAGACGAAAACTCTCTTGAGTCGAAAGAAGGAGTATTGAATAAGTACTTCTCCAAATGTGTTTGAGAATTACTATCCAAATTGGATAGTATCCATCTTTTTGTTGATGTAATTAGAGGTTTATATAAAGTTAATAATCGCGATCTCATAATATCTGTATGTTCCTTTAATACATCAGCTTTTAAATATTGGTACATATGATTCTCAACATCAAAACTATCCATATTTTCTAAAGAAAAAACTTCGAATATATCTTTAAATCTTTTATTTATAGTAGTTATTATAGACTCAATATAAACAGGATCAGCTTTATTTTCTCCGTATATTAGAACGCCTAATAATAAGTGGTTTTTCCAAGGTTGATCCATTACACGATTTATGAAATATTTTATATTCTTTTCTGTTTGTTTATCTACAAGAAAACTCCCTTTCTTGTCCCTTAAATGAAGGATATAATCATCCACTTTTCCTAATAATTGTTCATAAAATGGCGATTGTGGCTTATCTGTTAATACAGTCAGTGTAATCACTCCAATCCATCCAGCAATTCTTCTATTTCGTTATCGATCTCAATGTCATCAAAGTTATTTTCTATGACTGTTAAGTTAAGTTTCTTCTTACGCTTGCTATTCTTTAGTTCCATGTATTCTCTCTCTTTTTCAGCCATATTCTCTAACATTTCATCGTGGGCTTTGCGATGGCTTTCTTCGTCAAAATAATGCTCGTAAACCTTGATCATTTCTTCATCTTTCCACTTTATGTATTTAATCAGTTCATTCTTCTTTTGTTTGATCTCTGCTTCTGTTTTGGAAGTATTATAGACTTCTCGCAACCTTGACGTGATAAACCAATGTCTTGTTTTATGTGGATTTAACTTGATATCACATTCTTTCATCGCTTTATCCCAATGGTAGTACCATGCTTCATAGGAAAAGGGTGTTCCAAGTTCCGTAAGGAAAATAGGTGCTTCATTAGGTAAGGTATCAAAATGCCGTTTTAATTCATCATGTTGCTTACGTTCTGAATTGATATATCGCATGAGCAGTTTTACTGTATCCTTGCTAAATCGGAGGAATTTCACCCTTTTTCCATGACTACCTTTACTGAATGTATCAGCTTCTTGGAATGATTTGCGAGAACGATAATCTCCAACTGTTAATTCAATCACTTCGGATGCTCTCGCCCCTGTTTCAAATAACATACGAGCAATGATAATTTCCCTTAATGACCAGTTCACCTTTTTTCCTGCTTGATAGACTTGGTAGGGGAGGTGAATATCTCCAATAATTTGTGGTTGCCATTCTTCATTAATTAGCTTGAAATACGAGTCTGTTAATCTTCGATGTGGAGAGGCATCCTCTGTTCCTGCTTCTTTCGGCATTCTCAGTTTTCCTTCACGCACACCTTCGGTTTGGCTTTGATACTCATTTAAAAGAGCATGAGAGTCTATGAGTGGATTAGAGTATGGATATTGTTTTAAGCGAATGAGAGATTTATAGAATGATTTTAGTGCTGATAGAAACCTACTAACTGTATTTGGGCTATTATTAGAACGATTGACAAAGCGAAACGAGTCCTTTTCACGAACCTTACATGCCATTTCATCCATGAGATAATCCTCAATGGCAATTCGTATGGCTCGCGGTAAATCGTCCCATTTCACTCGTTCTCCTTGATAATTACAGTATTCGTCTAACCAACTAAAAAAGGGAAGAAGGCATTGAATATAGGATAATGCTGAACTTTTACCAATCCTCCCGATACAATCATGATAATGTTCTGTTAATGGGAGAAAAGGTTGATTGTTCCCCGCGAAAACGAGCAATTCATAACGACTTTCAACATCTTTTGGACAATAAAAATAAGTATATTTCTTCTCCATATTAATCACCTTTTGTATTAACTTTCTAACCAAATGCAACTTTGAAATTCTTTCTGAATTTGTTTTGAGCTTTTTCATGTCCTCAAATTCAGAAGTTCTTTTATCGATATTTTTGCGTAGGGAGGTTGATGTCCAACCCTTTGAACACCACAAGTAAGAACGTTAGTTCTCGTATCGCACATTCTTACTATATCACACCCTTGTTGTTGTAGAAGATTAATTCTTAAGAAATGTTGTTGTTGTTAAATGCGGTCACTTTAATAGTTCATAAAAAAAGAACACCACCTAATCATTTAAGTGATGTTCTGATTGAATATAATGTGTAACATTAAAGACAACCCCCTACTCCTATAATAAGAATAGCTAATCACTTGTCTTTAATTTTACAAAGTATACTACGCAACAACTGGATCTGTTGTTTTTTCGCCTTGCTAATTGAATAATATCCATAAATAAAAAAGACGCGTTATGAGGTAAACGCGCACGATAATGAAATAAAAGGGACATGGGTACAGATCACAGGTTCAATGTCCCACCTTTTAATAAAAGCATGGGACAAGGTACCTGTCCCCTTGTCCCATGCTACACTAGGTGGTTGAAGAAGAAAATAGCAAGTTGGGTTCGATCTCTTAATTCCAGTTTTTCTAAAATAACGCTTATGTAGTTTCTTACTGTGCCCTCACCTAAATACAGTTCCTTTGCGATTTCCTTATTTGATAGGCCTTTTGAAACCAATGAAATGATTTCGAATTCCTTATCTAGAATTCCATAGTCTTGATAATTTTTTTTATTTACTTGATTATTCATCACCGCCGGAAGCTTATTAATTATTTCTTCTCCAAAAACATTCTGACCAGAATAAACTGCATTTAGTGATGGTATGATACTGTTGTAATGTTGTTTTAAAATGTAGCCTTTTGCCCCTATCTTTAATGCCTTAATAATGTATTCATCATCTGCAAAAGTGGTTAAAAACAGAACTTTTGCTTTCGGAAATGAATTTAATATTTCTTCAGCTGCTTCTAGCCCATTCTTTTTTCCCATTCTGATATCCATCAAAAGAATGTCCGGTTTATGATCTTTATATAGTTTGATAGCGTCTTCTCCACTGTTGGCTACTGCCAACACTTCAACACCATCACTTGTCTCTATTATTGTTTTTAATGATGCTGAAACAAGAACATCGTCGTCTACAATTACTATCTTCATAGGACTCCCCCCTATCCATTTTTCGTATTGTCAAAACTTTATATAGAAATAGGCTATTAAATCCTAGTTTAAAGGGCTTTATAAGCAAAAAACTTGCCACCCCCTGAATTTTGTAGATAATTGAGGTTACCACACACCCAACATCCCAAAAGAAAGGAAAGTGACAAGTTGTTACCTCAAATTATAACCTATTTACTTACTTTTATAAACTACCAAGAACAAGTAATTCGAACGCTCCTTACCCTTTTAATAGGGAAGAGCATGTTTGATAAACCGACTGAGGCTCCAGTTAATAAACCATATCGCAAGCTTCAAGTTGATGATCTACCGATCATTGAAGTTCCAAAAAAACTAGATTTTCAAGTTTTATTAACCGAGCATCTTAAGTCTAAAGGTAAACCTCTCAAACCAGTACAAAGACGGTCGAATTCAACACCCGTTCCTTCATCAATGAAATGTCCTACGTGTGGTGCTCCATCTGATTATTTGTATGCGAACAATGGAGCGAAAGGACAATTTCAATGTAAGGTGTGTTCATGTCTTTTCAGTGAGAGAAATCGATATCTCAAGGAAGCAATCCTGAAATGCCCTCACTGTTCAAAAACACTTGAAAAAGTGAAGGAAAGAAAAGACTTCCATGTGTACAAGTGTAAAAACGACGCTTGTTCTTATTACCAACATAAACGTAATGCGATGACTCAAAAAGAGAAAAATCGGTTCAAAGAAGATCCTCAAGCCTTTAAACTTCGCTATATTTACCGCCAGTTTCACATTGATTTTCAACCATTAGCGAAGCATTCACCAAAGAGACCACGAGTTGATCTATCAAGAATTTATGTGTCTCCACATACGCTTGGATTGATATTGACTTATCACGTCAATTATGGACTTTCAGCCCGTAAAACAGCAGCGCTGATGAAAGACGTACATGGTGTTTCAATCTCTCGTCAAAGCATTTTAAATTACGAAAATAGTGTGGCCTTGTGGTTGAAACCGTATATTGATCACTATCCTTATGAGCTTTCAGATCAATTCTGCGGTGACGAAACGTACATCCGTGTGAATGGCCGTTGGCATTACCTATTTTTCTTTTTTGATGCCGTAAAGAAAGTCATTCTCTCTTATCCTGTGTCACCTAACCGAGACACAGCTACAGCTATTAAAGCGATAGACGAAGTGTTGTTAAAGCTTAGGAAAATCCCAGAAAACCTAACTTTCGTTGTCGATGGCAATCCCATTTACTTATTAGCACAACACTTTTTTGCCCAGCATCAAATCCCGTTTGAGGTGATTCAGGTAATTGGCTTAACCAACGAAGACGAGGTATCAAAGGAATATCGACCTCTCAAACAAATTATCGAGCGGCTAAATCGTACCTTTAAAGGAAACTATCGATCCACTCATGGTTTCGGGTCAGAACAT
This window harbors:
- a CDS encoding transposase, translating into MTDKRKQYTGELKESIIKRMMPPNNESVSKISEETGVTEPTLYKWRKEARLKGQATPGNGQSSEQWSSEDKFLIVMETYSLNEIQLAEYCRKKGLFKEQVKAWREGCLNANSPKPVDQSKQLNQELKEEKSRSKILEKDLRKKEKALAEAAALLLLRKKAQAIWGDQEDE
- a CDS encoding IS3 family transposase gives rise to the protein MIRPSDRALAVELIQEANNNGARLALACKELNISVRTYERWVSDGGVKEDQRPIVSRPEPKNKLTTEEKQKMLEIVKQKEFVDLPPSQIVPKLADQSIYIASESSFYRVLREENMQHHRGRSKKPKRKLPESYMALAPNQVWTWDITWLKGPIKGLYFRLYLIIDIFSRKIVAWEIWESEEAIYAEELLKKAVVSEKIKGKPLVLHSDNGSPMKAATFQGLLEKLGIQSSYSRPRVSNDNPYSEAMFRTLKYRPEFPYKGFKTLEEARTWSNNFVHWYNCEHQHSGIKFVTPDQCHTGAYHEVLKNRKEVYEQAKQRNPERWTRSTRDWDPHRFVTLNPMKAELETNSKKNDIQSNVERENSQSPVNKQATLTFSR
- a CDS encoding tyrosine-type recombinase/integrase — protein: MITLTVLTDKPQSPFYEQLLGKVDDYILHLRDKKGSFLVDKQTEKNIKYFINRVMDQPWKNHLLLGVLIYGENKADPVYIESIITTINKRFKDIFEVFSLENMDSFDVENHMYQYLKADVLKEHTDIMRSRLLTLYKPLITSTKRWILSNLDSNSQTHLEKYLFNTPSFDSREFSSFQLSNQKSKDTRKQETDALVNLLPQIRAEGNFRWNQVNRLRNAFLNAREKVTTSKIELPFEFQYDEPDRISERLYFRLWDKASFILHHKDKFGLTTLNSAEKRTGSYSKENNHYFIEFVKAEVINKNEEADGFWFTEILNEGVFGFWHQSIDDIQRKKKSELLLSWGYGEKGSDKTHCPFHSRIRGIISPNTFIKQQQRHSKGILLDIEPLYTATTFGLLALDIFTTTGARVNELLQLTNTKECIKTLRVNESLKYSFNVIPKGRDSVETFYISEQTMKLIQRVSKLLKEHYGSERIPSVFYRDSRKHMFLEPKPYFFQYNNTAFTQPTVEACLRFLMHGLRFELENGDTVVIKTHLLRHAFATEAVQRQKLPIDIVAKLLHQRDVKVTGYYSEPTPSQVAQAVSDLHDVIADYVDLDEVVLRSPEELQKELEEYKEKVGVFNNVLGGTCVSDFVCPTKMQCLGCHAKVPQPEKRHELEEIIELSKDMERRFMKMNLPVEVKKAKAMRKHARNELKEIELIDKYREEQDYEPHIQFGK
- a CDS encoding tyrosine-type recombinase/integrase, with amino-acid sequence MEKKYTYFYCPKDVESRYELLVFAGNNQPFLPLTEHYHDCIGRIGKSSALSYIQCLLPFFSWLDEYCNYQGERVKWDDLPRAIRIAIEDYLMDEMACKVREKDSFRFVNRSNNSPNTVSRFLSALKSFYKSLIRLKQYPYSNPLIDSHALLNEYQSQTEGVREGKLRMPKEAGTEDASPHRRLTDSYFKLINEEWQPQIIGDIHLPYQVYQAGKKVNWSLREIIIARMLFETGARASEVIELTVGDYRSRKSFQEADTFSKGSHGKRVKFLRFSKDTVKLLMRYINSERKQHDELKRHFDTLPNEAPIFLTELGTPFSYEAWYYHWDKAMKECDIKLNPHKTRHWFITSRLREVYNTSKTEAEIKQKKNELIKYIKWKDEEMIKVYEHYFDEESHRKAHDEMLENMAEKEREYMELKNSKRKKKLNLTVIENNFDDIEIDNEIEELLDGLE
- a CDS encoding response regulator transcription factor, which produces MKIVIVDDDVLVSASLKTIIETSDGVEVLAVANSGEDAIKLYKDHKPDILLMDIRMGKKNGLEAAEEILNSFPKAKVLFLTTFADDEYIIKALKIGAKGYILKQHYNSIIPSLNAVYSGQNVFGEEIINKLPAVMNNQVNKKNYQDYGILDKEFEIISLVSKGLSNKEIAKELYLGEGTVRNYISVILEKLELRDRTQLAIFFFNHLV
- a CDS encoding DDE-type integrase/transposase/recombinase, coding for MLPQIITYLLTFINYQEQVIRTLLTLLIGKSMFDKPTEAPVNKPYRKLQVDDLPIIEVPKKLDFQVLLTEHLKSKGKPLKPVQRRSNSTPVPSSMKCPTCGAPSDYLYANNGAKGQFQCKVCSCLFSERNRYLKEAILKCPHCSKTLEKVKERKDFHVYKCKNDACSYYQHKRNAMTQKEKNRFKEDPQAFKLRYIYRQFHIDFQPLAKHSPKRPRVDLSRIYVSPHTLGLILTYHVNYGLSARKTAALMKDVHGVSISRQSILNYENSVALWLKPYIDHYPYELSDQFCGDETYIRVNGRWHYLFFFFDAVKKVILSYPVSPNRDTATAIKAIDEVLLKLRKIPENLTFVVDGNPIYLLAQHFFAQHQIPFEVIQVIGLTNEDEVSKEYRPLKQIIERLNRTFKGNYRSTHGFGSEHGSVSFVTLFVAYFNFLRPHSALEGKVPVTLPELEKLPNMPARWTTLIGLAQDWISKQTA